GCCGTAGGGAGAGAATTCTTTCCACCCAGCGATCACCTTTTCCGCTCTGAGTGCCAAAGCTGCGTTTCCGCCAGAGGACGGCAAAGCGCAGCAGCCGCTCGGCGTGATTGTTGGTGGGCGTCACCCCCTCTTCATAGAGGAAGACCCACATACACTCCAGTTCCCGGAGCAGACGCCGGGCAAACTTTCCCCGGTCATCCTGGTAGTCGAGATTTCTGGTAATCAGGTGGATGAAACGGGCATAAAACGCCTGCCATGCCCCACGGTTGGGGGGCGCATGGGCCATGTGACAGAGGCGCTGCAATTCTCGCTGCGCCCATCCGCCGAACCGGGCCGTCTCTTTATCCGGGCGCGGCGCCAGGCCTTTGGCGTCCCGGATCAGGTGGGCCAGGCAGGTTTGTCGTAGCCCCACATATTTTTGATACACCCGATAACCATCGCTGATCAGGATGCCGCTCCAGTCGCCGATCAGCTCGGCAAAGGCGGCAGCCGGGCGACGACCGTGCAGCATAAAAAAGACCACCAGGGAGTTGGCCATCACCCACAGCCAGGTCAGTTTGGCCCGCTGGCGGTAGGTGGTTTCATCGATATGGTTGACCGCGGCGCTTCTGGCTTCCTGGCCAATGGCTTCGTAGTGGGGGGCGATGGCGGCCGACACCCGGTCGATCACTTTTTGAATGGCCCCCAAACTGATGTTAATCCCCAACACGGACTGA
This region of Deltaproteobacteria bacterium genomic DNA includes:
- a CDS encoding IS66 family transposase yields the protein MLRPTVTRILAPPPCSCGNRDFPETQPYYTHQVIELPEIEMEVTHLILCRGRCPQCGKMNKALIPPDQRSGFGPRLSALIAEMAGNQGDSRSLIQNFCQSVLGINISLGAIQKVIDRVSAAIAPHYEAIGQEARSAAVNHIDETTYRQRAKLTWLWVMANSLVVFFMLHGRRPAAAFAELIGDWSGILISDGYRVYQKYVGLRQTCLAHLIRDAKGLAPRPDKETARFGGWAQRELQRLCHMAHAPPNRGAWQAFYARFIHLITRNLDYQDDRGKFARRLLRELECMWVFLYEEGVTPTNNHAERLLRFAVLWRKRSFGTQSGKGDRWVERILSLRQTCRLRQIQTFPVLVEAISCYFKGKAPDIAWISQA